From a single Drosophila sulfurigaster albostrigata strain 15112-1811.04 chromosome 3, ASM2355843v2, whole genome shotgun sequence genomic region:
- the LOC133843795 gene encoding endoplasmic reticulum metallopeptidase 1-like — MVAVMLEVLRVMATTHQNFEHPIIFLFNGDEEMGLQASHGFITQHKWAANCKAVINLDAGGSGGRDILFQTGPSHSWLANYYKKSAKHPFATTLAEEIFQAGLIPSDTDYRIFVEHGNIPGVDISQFINGYVYHTKYDRTDVIPPGSIQNTGDNVLGLVKALANAPELRDTKDHEEGRAIFFDYLGLFFVSYSVETGNILNYSVVGVTLLLIFISMLRMSALSSLSCCQVIQQLIITLIIQIIAFVLALALPLIVAYYFDSFGLSLTYFSSPYLLIGLYIFPSLIGLSLPLILYCQSLQQNKLPTIYHLQLALHSWAIILSLLLLGMTSYGLRSGYFFTISIIFYTIPLIINLITTFHDRGFSWAGTVMSFQVIPYLYISSLIYTLYVALTPTNGRAGSASNPDIMTAGLTALGTMLCFGFLAPLINMFRRPTIVVFSMFLVSVVTMYLASSTQIGFPYRPKTNTERVMYQHVRRIFYEYDGTVSRDESGYLFNFQDRREEQPFAGVNLTGSVRTKSECDKHMMCGLPYFDERWVGNRFEGMWLPREEPIEPPIPVTLELLSKTVLENNKTARFEFRLKGPQYMSLYIQPNEDDFVSLSNWTFSQTYLENPPPSPLTYHIYISYGSKSPSLDFTLDLSKLNGNYEVPVLEIGASGHCLGNKGDVISQNFATTFPHYAIVVDWPSTYKRYIF, encoded by the exons ATGGTTGCCGTTATGCTGGAGGTTCTGCGTGTGATGGCCACGACACATCAGAACTTTGAGCATCCCATTATCTTTCTTTTCAATGGCGATGAGGAAATGGGCTTACAGGCATCGCATGGCTTTATAACTCAACATAAATGGGCGGCGAATTGCAA AGCCGTGATCAACTTGGATGCTGGCGGTAGTGGAGGTCGGGATATTTTATTCCAGACAGGACCTTCACATTCCTGGCTTGCCAAC TACTATAAGAAAAGTGCCAAACATCCTTTTGCCACAACTTTAGCCGAGGAAATCTTTCAAGCGGGTCTTATACCTTCAGACACGGACTATCGCATCTTCGTTGAACATGGAAATATTCCAG GTGTCGACATCAGTCAGTTTATTAACGGATACGTATACCACACCAAGTATGACCGAACGGATGTAATTCCTCCCGGATCTATTCAAAATACGGGTGATAATGTTCTTGGGCTCGTCAAGGCTTTAGCCAACGCTCCTGAATTGCGCGATACTAAG GATCATGAAGAGGGACGCGCTATCTTCTTTGATTACCTAGGACTTTTCTTTGTCAGCTACTCGGTAGAAACAGGAAACATATTGAACTATAGCGTCGTTGGAGTTACCCTTCTCCTAATCTTCATATCAATGTTGCGCATGTCAGCATTGTCCTCGCTTTCCTGTTGCCAAGTGATTCAGCAACTTATAATAACACTGATTATACAGATCATCGCTTTTGTTCTGGCGCTGGCATTACCGTTAATCGTGGCCTATTACTTCGACAGTTTTGGATTGTCCTTGACCTACTTCAGCTCTCCCTATCTGCTTATCGGATTGTATATTTTCCCTTCGCTCATTGGTCTGAGTCTTCCCCTCATCCTTTATTGCCAATCACTGCAGCaa AATAAATTGCCCACCATATACCACCTGCAGTTAGCACTTCATAGCTGGGCAATAATTTTATCGCTTTTGCTTCTCGGAATGACGTCTTATGGACTTCGATCTGgatatttttttacaatttcaattattttttataccatACCACTGATCATAAATTTGATAACAACATTTCACGATCGCGGCttcagttgggctggcacaGTAATGAGTTTCCAGGTGATTCCATATCTTTATATCAGCTCCCTCATCTACACCTTATATGTCGCCTTAACCCCCACCAACGGTCGCGCCGGAAGTGCTTCGAATCCCGACATTATGACTGCTGGCCTAACAGCCCTCGGCACTATGCTCTGCTTTGGATTCTTG GCTCCTCTAATCAACATGTTCCGTCGACCAACCATCGTGGTGTTCTCCATGTTTCTGGTCAGTGTTGTTACCATGTACTTGGCGAGTAGCACTCAGATCGGGTTTCCTTATCGACCTAAGACCAACACCGAACGCGTCATGTATCAA CACGTGCGCAGAATCTTTTACGAGTATGATGGAACTGTTAGCCGTGACGAATCCGGATATTTGTTTAACTTCCAAGACAGAAGAGAGGAACAACCCTTCGCAGGGGTCAATCTTACAGGATCGGTAAGAACTAAATCAGAATGTGACAAGCACATGATGTGTGGACTGCCTTACTTTGATGAAAGATGGGTGGGAAACCGCTTTGAGGGCATGTGGTTACCTCGAGAGGAGCCAATTGAACCGCCAATTCCCGTTACTCTGGAGCTACTGAGCAAAACAGTGttggaaaacaataaaactgCGCGTTTTGAGTTCAGATTAAAGGGCCCGCAGTATATGAGTTTATATATTCAACCGAATGAAGATGATTTTGTGTCCTTAAGCAACTGGACATTTTCACAGACTTATTTGGAAAATCCTCCTCCTTCCCCACTCACTTACCACATCTATATTTCATATGGCTCAAAAAGTCCATCGCTGGACTTTACATTGGATCTTTCG AAACTGAATGGCAACTATGAAGTTCCTGTACTAGAAATAGGAGCCTCGGGACATTGTCTTGGGAATAAAGGCGATGTAATCAGTCAAAACTTCGCCACAACATTTCCACACTACGCAATTGTAGTGGATTGGCCCTCAACATATAAACGatatatcttttaa